The Antechinus flavipes isolate AdamAnt ecotype Samford, QLD, Australia chromosome 4, AdamAnt_v2, whole genome shotgun sequence genomic interval GCATAAAAATAGTGCCCCCATTGATAGACATATCTGAGACCCAGTTCATTATGTTTTAGAttccttttttcatataaaaCATTCAGAAATTTAAGATGTTTATATTAAGTTAGTCATCTCACTCAAATATCTGAACTATAGCTTTAGGGTAGGAGTAGTAGCTAACTTACAGTATGAAAATTACCAGTTTTTAATATCTGTCAATCTTTCTCAACTGGCAGAGGTTAATAAATGGAgataaacagatttaaaaaaacagataaaaaatgtAGATAAACAAAGGCAATACAATTTTGTTACTCTAGAGCCATGCAGTGGCTAATTATCTTAAATCAGATAGCAAGCAAGAGTTCTCTGCACAAGACTGAGTTATCCTACCTACTATCATCCtgtttaaaatatagtaaatttctTATCACTAACAAGTAGTGATTAAGAGGAATGATCTGTgatttaaagtaaaattattaGTCACAGAAGAATTACAGttgccttcttccttcctttttgaatGTTGAAAAGGAAACTATAGTCAATAAgagccttttctttttaaaaaagaaattattgggGGATATAAGTGGTGCAGCTGGGTCTGagattatgcacagtttagtAATTTTCTGAGGATAGTCCCAATTGCTTCTTAAcagctggatcaattcacagctcctCTAACAGGGCACTTCTGAACTTGTTTTCCCATAGCTTTTCCAACatctctcccccactcccccctCTGTCATTTGTTATCTTTACCCCCAGTTGATAATTATGAGGtggaacttcagagttgttttaatgtacatttctctaTTAGTGATTTAGATCTCTTATATGTTGTTGATAGCTTGATTTCTCCCTTTGAAAGCTGTTAATATCTTTTAATCATGTTGGAGAATAGTTTTTAGTGTTCTAAATTTGGATAGGAGACTTTTATTagattcccctcccccacctcatcacctatatttcttataatttttattatattagatctGTTTATGCCATGAACTtgaattcttcccttattcataggtctgaaaataatttctttcttgaacCTCTAATTCATGATATAACCTCTAACATCTAGGATATTTATCCATGTgaagcttatcttggtataggatatgTGGAATTGGTCTACACTTAATTTCTGCCAGgctgcttttatttttccagcaTTATTTGTTAGTCTTTCCTTGAAATACTGTGgtatttgggtttatcaaacactacattactttgtttctattaaaatttctaatttgttttaatGATAGGAccaaatcattttaatgattatGGTTTTGTACAATTTGAGATCTAATATTGatatgttttcatttattaacctttatattcttgaccttttgttcttccatattgtttttttccttagatttataaaactttttttggaaTTTAATGGATACAGTgcataattaaattatattacattattttttcaaatttattatatattatttaattttatatgctTGACCAACCTGAGCAAGTAATACTTCTTCAatgatttatttcctcattaaagtgttttttaaaaattagattcatATAATCTCTTGCTGAATCTTGGAAGACACTCTCAAGCATTTTATAGCTTTAGGAGTTATCTTGAAAGGAATTTCTTTTCCTAGTTCTTTCTGCTGGGCTTTGTAGGAAATGTGGAGGAATGCTAATTTTTTTAGTGGATTTATCTTATATCTTGAAACTTTGCTTAACTTATTTTCTTAATGGCTTCTCTAGCAATACTATCATATCtgcaaagttaatttttttgcctattcttattctattaatttcttcatatggcTATAGTTGGCATTTTtagcattattttaaatagtacTAGTGGCAATGGGTATCCTTGATTTATCACTGTTTAAAACCtaattttttgtttatgtatgtgtgaaaGTTTTTTCATGGATTTAGGTAAAATTCTTTTTACTATATTAAAGAAAGATCTATTTCTATGATTtctaagtgtttttaatagaaatgaatgttggatttttcCAAAGGTCTTTTCTCCAtctgatataatcatatgatttttattatatataaatatgctttttcttattttgtttccttatgtTGAACTAACCCTACCTATATAACTAATAGTAATacttgctaatatttcatttaacatttttacacCAATGATCTTTAGGGATGGTGGTCTGTAGTTTCCATTCTCTGCTGTCACatgttttcttagttttagaCAGCAAAACCACATTTACAATGAAAAGATTTAAAGGGgagcagttaggtgatgcagtgaatagaccaccagcccttaagtcaggagtacctgagttcaaatctgacctcagacatttaacacttcctagctacatgatcctgggcaagtcatttaactctacttgcctcagcaaaaaaaattaaaatcagaaaaaatttaaaggataCCTCTTTTCTTATTGCAGTTTGTGTTGTACTggaattgttctttgaatgtctgAGAGATCACTTGTGACatctctctggttctagaattttttttcctttggtaaacTGATTTTTGGCTTgcttaatatctttttctgatattgggtcatttaatccttttttaatctattgcatattttataaattttcattcatttcctgtTTCGTTGGCATATAATTAGGCAAatgtttcttatttcatttcctcttcactCCTCCACTGCCCACTATCACCCCCTTTATAAAATCCccagctgtcaaattgatatcCCTAAAACACAGGTCCAACAATTTCATCGCTCTTTTCAATAACATATCCTATTATCTCTAAGATAAATTGCCAactcttctgtttgacatttaaagccttttagaATCTGgctccaatttatctttccaggattttaCATTGCTACCCCCCCATCATCCAAATTAAAACTGGCTAGTTGATATTACCTATGCATGatatttatatctatgatttTGTTGTAATTATGTTTGTCTTTTTGTGCAcccatttatataaaacttactCATTTCTTTGAAGTCTCATACTTGTCATTTCTGACCACAAATATTTTCATTACATCCACATTCCACTTGGTTTAGTCATTCTGATAGGCTCCTCTGTTTCTGGGTCTTTTATTACTATAAATAGTATTCTTTTGAATAACTGGTATATTTGGATTTTTGACCTTTGGTTATAAATACTGAGtagagaaactgctggatcacTACATACATGATTGTATGGGGTCTTATCTAGTTCCTGTGGCAAAGGATCAACAGCAATGGAGCACCTGAGctgttcataaatatttttgtttcttcacttttaCAACTGACTGCTTTCTTTTCCAGCAAATAACCTCCCAAAATTTCTCTTGTATAGTCCTTGACCGATGATGTGTTTCAGCCTCCTTATCTAACAGGCACCTCTCCTTAACGGTAAGTCTTTGGACCTTTCTGAAAAGTGGGTTAGTTAAtaacaaagcactttgcaaagtttAAAACTTATATAAACAGCAGTTATTTTCACTTAAAATCACATTTATTACTgaaccaataaaataaatgaaaacaaaagtgcaattttttttaacaagtttgCTTTGTTTGCAGCTTTGGAATTTGCAAAATCAGGGTGGTAACATGGCAAGGTGTTTTGGACACGAGAAAGAGTGAACGTAAGCCACCATGGTCACAGTTCTTTATAACCCCAGCTTGGTTCTTCTCCAGTGTCTCCTCTTCGAGTTGTACCTAATCTTATTGCCAGTTTTCATGCGAATCCATTGAGGGATGGGACGATTCTGCTTCTGCTTTTTAGCAAGGAACCTCTTAATTCTGAAAGTCTTGTGCGAAGACATGATGAGGTCTCAGCAGGCAGCCAAACAACAGCACAACTAGTGAGAGAATATTTTAGTATTAGTATCAGTGACCTTGAGTTTCCAGCACAGTGACTGCCACATACCAGACTGTGCATAAAATTTGGTGAACCAAGCACTGGAAACTGTTAGGTCTGGTTTTGCACTCAGCTTTGTCATCTGGAAGAGGCTGTAAACATACTAACATAGGCCACATTGCACTTACCCAAAGCTAATTTAGAGCTGACCCTATACACACACTTAACATACTAGATATTGTACTCTTGTGAAAAATGGGGTTTTGCAATCTTAATTGTTGTGCTTCCACAGATGTCCCTGAGAAAGGGTAAATACCCCACTGAACATGCTAGGGttgcagtttgggggagagggtaaAGAAAGTGGCTATTGGACAAGGAAGGATTAGGAAAGTGGAGCCGTGACCAACAGACCAAGCTCTTCTAAAGAACAAAAGAGCTGCTCTGGTCACATTTTGTTTAGAATGGGGCATGCTCTCACCCTGGAAGGATCTTTCCAGCATTCATCAGTGAGTGTGTGAGGAGTATGAAAAACTAAGTTACCAAAGATATTGTCAAAACAGGATGATGGGAGGAGTGAAATATCTTGAGTCACCTTGTGAGTCAACTTCCCtaccccctaccccttcccccgcAGCTAAACAAAATTTCTTACAAAGGGGCCCAGACCTAAATTGGTCCAAACAGGTTAGGGTCAATGACAGGGCACAAGCTTTTTGCAATCACTTCATTCACCAACTGATACATCCCAGGGGGAGAAAGCCGCCATTTTGGGACTGAATGGGCAGATAAGGAGAATTGTAAATCTGACCAATCAGAATCTTGAAGGAGGTATTGAATCTAATTTTAGGGTGTTGCTTGTAACTCTATTCCTGTACTAGCTAACAACTGGGGAAGCGTGGGAAGGGGCAGCTTACTTCTCAACCCTGCCGAGTTCCACGGGGTCTTTTGAAAACAGTGAAATTTTTGATAAGAAATTTTGTTTCTTAtactatacattttaaatatactatattttcagtatgtattttaaatatacattacaTTGTTCCAAGAATAACCTGGAAGGTGTAGATCAATTTGTAGTTAGAGAAGGTAAATTCTGGGCAAATAAGTGTTAGGACaaacctttctccctctccctccctagggggttaagtgacttgtccagggtcacacagacaggaagtgttaagtgcctgaggccagatttaaactcaggtcctccagacttcagggcgggtgctctaaccactgcgccacctagctgctccagtcACAATCtttctgtgtttcagtttccGTACCTGTAAAGCAAGGGGGTTTGGCCTCCACGGTCCTTTACTCTAAATATAACTAATATTACTCTCCTTTGGATCCAGCACCATTTCCATTAACCCCCAAGGTCTCCCAGTGCTTTCGAAATCATTAACCCTGATTCTCACCCTGGGGTGGCCCTTAGGGCCCAGCCAGGACCGTGGCCGTTTCTTCCAGCTAGGGGCGACGGGTCTCCATGGGCAACGTCCCCTCCCCACACGCTGTCCCCCGGATCCACGAGATCAGCAACAGAGAAAAGATCCGGGGCCGGCTCCTTCTCACGTGCAGGAGAGCCCGCCGCGGCCGGGTTACCCGGCACTTTCCCGCGCACAGCAAGGTCAGCTTCCCAAGCCTTAAGGCCGGCCGGGCCCTGCCTGACTCTAGAAGGCTCACTCACCCAATATTCCAGCGGCAACAAGGTCCGAATCTCACGGCAGGAAGCTGCTCAGCGTCCCCTAAATCGCTCGCAAGCCAATCAGGAAGAAGATAAAGCGATGGAAAGGCGACCGAAAGGTAGCCTTAGAGTGAGGCGACTTCCGTTCAGGCGGCGGggatgtgtctgtgtgtgtaggGTTAGTCGTTTCTATATACTTCCGGGTTAAGGACGTGTTACGTGCTTTTTTTGTGCCTCCCATGTTCCTGGAGTTACGTGCTGAGGTCCAATTTGGCCTGTCGCCCCTGCACTTGGAAGCCTTGGAATTGTCCGGAGTTGAAGGCCAATCCCTTTTCCCCAAGTATCTGTAGCCGACCggaatggaataattttttttttttctctcaaatccCTCCGGCGGGGAATGGAATAATCCTATGATAAGGACCAATCTTTTTTTCCCACACACCTCCTGTTAGAGCGAATGGACTAAGTCTGTTGCTGTGCTAAATCTCTTTTGCTCATACCCGTCCACCGGGACGGAATGGAATAGTCCGGTGCTGATGACAAATCTCTTTTATCCACACACCTGCAGCAGACATGAATGTAATAGTTTCATGTTAAAGACCAGTATTTTCCCCCTGCGGAGTTGGAAATGGAATAATCCCACTGGGCGGGAGGGGTGGGGATGAGGCTGTGTGTTCTAGACGAGACGCACGCGCAATGGGAAGGCTGAGGCTGGAGGTAAGAGGAGGTTGTGGAGATTTAGGAAGCTGGGCGGGGACACTTGAAGTGGAAACTGGAATCTGGGAGGTAGCGGCTCCCTCAGCTTGTCGGGTCCCAGGCTGGGCAGATTTATCCGGCGGAAAGTTGAAGAAGAGCATCCTGTGAGCCGGCTCTGACCGGGGCCGTAGATGCGAAGCAGGTGAGCCCTAGGAGAGGCACCGCCGCGGAGTTGTGAGCAGGGATGCGGTTGCCCAGCgagggggcggggggcggggcgTGCATGAACgtgagtgtgtgtctgtctgtctgtctgggtCTGGGTGTATCTTTGCTCCTTCCTTACAGGAAATCTTTGCCACAGATGTGCCCTTTATCCCCCTTAACATCCCGCCTCTGGAGGGGCGGACTGGCTTTTCAGACGAGGGGGAGTGGACGTCTCATCCTTTCCCACTCTGGACAGAATTGTCCGAGGAGGAGAGAGACCCCCGAACCCGTCCCCTTCCCTGTCACCTGCTTTACTCTTTCTTAACCTCCTGGGAGCGACCTCGCGCCTTCTCTTCCCGGGGATTTAGCCCAGGGATGGGGGCGCCCAAAAGAGGCGGTGCTGGACCCGTGTAACACGCATTTATTAATGGCTCagatccaaagaaaggcaaaaccgttgcctctgccctcagggagctgaTAGTCTGAGGGAGGGCACATAGTGCAGTTACGGAGGGAATGCCCCGAGTACGCTGAGGGGAGGCCGAGTAACTGCTGACCCTTACAGGGACCAAGGGGGCCGAGGCTTGGAGGGAGTCCGGAGGCCCGGCTGAGGGGGCAGAGCATCTTTGTGCGTACGTTCGATGGGGCCTTTACTCGCAGGCTGGACCCTGTAGGTCCCTAGACTTAGAATGAATATCAGATAGTGGTAGGGGGAGGGGTGCAGCCTTGACTGACTAATCTTCCGGTGTGATCCGTGGCTAAGTTACCCTCTATGTGGAAGGAGGAGGGTGGGCTGACCTGTATATGGCCTCCACAGTGGCCATCTTGTGTATGGAGATGTGTATATAAACAAGCTATTTTTTAGATTTGAGAAGAATAGGAAGTGTCCCCCCCTGATTTACATGAATGGGGGTAGGTGTGTATAAGCTAGTAAGGAAGGGTGTATGGAATGTACTCGGTAATATGTGGGAATGATGGGGATACCATTGGCATTGGGGcatctagatggtacagtgatGGACTCAGGCTGGCCtgaagggcctagaatcaggaagacttgtttGAATTCCATGTCTGACagttaactagctgtgtgaccccgagctagtcacttaatcctttgcTGGAGttaattatctgtaaaatggggattatactAGGACCTCCCTCTGGGGCtagtacaatgcttggcacatagtaagcatttgtACATGTTAGGTGTTGTTATGAGGGGGCCCATTTCATGGGGTGGTATATGTTGGTATAGGAATAGAAGTACCAGAATGGCCTATTTGTATTAGAACTAGTGGAATGTCTTTTATGAGTAGACCTATGCAGTTCTGATTTCTGTGACATATTGAATTGTGTCTATAAATAAGTTTTTTGGATTTGGTAAGAATAGAAATGTCCCAAGTGATTAATGTATATGGGGGTAGATGTGTATGTTTTCATACtcccatatacatatacacatgacttatttttgttttagtattGGTTTGTACCTAACAGTATGTGCTGGATGAATGTAagggattaaaaatattttaagataaaattttattaacatagtttgtttttttatattagcCACTATTTACAGtgttttatttccctattttcttcccATGGATTGATCctttaaacaaagaataaaaagaaaaaataacaggaaaactTAACCAATATATTGGacaagtatatagatatagatttaaatAAATCAGTATTTCATACTGCTAGTTACCCTATCTTTGCAATGAAGAGGGTGAGATGCTCtctcatatttcttattttttcatgattttggtCAAGTTTGGCCATAATTTTGAAGCATCAAGTCTCAGTTGTGTTGTtgtcattctttctatttatgtTGCTATAGTTATAGCATTAATTATAGTTATAAATTAATTCACATAtatgtcttcccatgcttctctgtatttatcatattcttttttaaaagaaaatagcataATATGCTGTTACATTCATGAACTGTAGCTGGCTTAAGCCTTTCCTCAACTGATGAACTTatactttatttctaattcttagctatTATAGAAAGTGTTGTTAAGAATATTTTGGTGTGTGTGGCAACTTTCTGTCATTCACCTCTGTACCTAACAATGGAATTTCTGTGTCAAAGGATAATGGATATTTTCGACCAGAACATTCTTAACAGAAAGGTCAGTGGTATATAAGAAAATGGATAACTTATTTTATGTTGATGTAATTCTATAAAAAAAGACCTAAACTTGGATGATAATTCTATATGTTTTCAAGGAtaatgacaaatatatatattttggccTGTTGTTTCCTTTGCCCCTCAGAATTACTGAATTTGGGGTTGCATCCTAGCATTGTGACTgtttagaaaatatatatcagTCATCCGGAAGGTGGAGAGTCAGGTGGCTCAGACAGATTTTTAGCTCTTAAGATTGCTAGAGTTCGGTCAGAAGTCTCTTATTGCCCTGAAATTTCTACTGGCCTTCATCTATGGCCAAAGCCAAGGTGATTTGAAGAATACTGCAGTATTCTAAAGGAATCCAATCCTGCCTTTCTGAGAAGGGGTAGAAGAAAGGacacagaagaaaaaatgttttttgttgtttagtagtTGAGTTATATCCGACTCTGCATACTAACTTCTTGATAACTTCTTATTGATTGACAGTACCTGACAGATCTCCAACTAGATGTTTCATAGTTCTCAAACTCAAACTAGAATCTATTATCTTTATCCTAAACATCAccctttttgtatatttttaaaatttttgttacgGGTATTACCATCCTTCTTCCAGTCATCTAGGCCTACCACCTTAGAATCCTTTTTGGCACTTTACCACCATACCCCCTATTTATTAAGTTGCCAATTTTTTATTGACTCTCCCTGCATGtcatttctaataactttttttaaatttacgtAACCACCAGCCTACTTGAAGTTGTAGTTACTCTCACCCAATCTATTTCAGTTGACTCCTAATTGTTTTCCCTGCTACCAACCTCCCTCCTCTTCGACTCATTCTCTACACACCCATGATGTTTCCAGTGTTTAGGATGTCATCCTCACTTGGACCTCTTGGATCTTCTACTTCAAGGCTTAGCTCAAGTGTCTGCTCCTATACGATCCTTTTTCTATCTTTaggacagtgtctggcacatagctaAGTGcttaacatttgttgaattgaccGAGTTAACCTTACAAAATATGCTAGATTCATACTGGGGGGTTGCCTAAAATTGAGAGAGTTCATCTGTTAAGACAAGCAGGTTTG includes:
- the LOC127559809 gene encoding 60S ribosomal protein L39, whose product is MSSHKTFRIKRFLAKKQKQNRPIPQWIRMKTGNKIRYNSKRRHWRRTKLGL